Within the Deltaproteobacteria bacterium genome, the region CACTGTTTATCCCCATCCTGCAGGTTGGGTTGTACCTGAAGGTCAACCGCAGGGACATGGTGCCAGTGCCCTAAGTGCGGGCATTAACGCATGCAAAGGCTGTCATAGCGATAGCAATGGCGACTTCCAAAGAAGAATCAACGGTCACAAAAATTGTTACGACTGCCATGAATTTCCACACCCTTCAACGTGGACAACGCTCGAACCGGCAACAAATAATGCTGCAACTCGCGACAATCATTTCCATGGAAACGCGTTCATCCGAAAATCCTTGAGTGGGAACACAACGGATTGCACGATGTGCCACGGAGTCAACTATGACCGTGACATTGCTGTTGCGGGTCTCAATTTTCAATGCACGAAGTGTCACCTAAACGGCGTTACACACAAAGACATGCCAGCGTGGCGGTTGGGAACCGGACATGGAAAATTTTTCTCGGATAGCCGTTTTCAATCCGTTGACACAACCGCATCTTGCTGGAAATGTCATGGTCAACCGGTCGGTTTTGACACCCAAACTACCGATGCTGGTTTAACCGCACAATCCAATTGTTATGATTGTCATAAACTTTATCCCCACATCACTTGGTCTGGTGATTCATGGGAACCTGTTGATTTGAATATTTGCGGTCAGAGAGATGCAACCAACTATGCACACATGGTCTACGTTGACGAACATCATAGTGTGTCTTCCCCTTTTGATTCTGCCGCTACCTGTGGTGGAGGCACGAACGGTTCCTGTCATAAAGATGGTCTCCGTGCTTATAAATCTTTTGCAATAGCTCCTTGCGATTACTGCCATCGCTCTGCCACTACACCTCCTCTGCTACCCGACTGCGGCGTGGGGACTCCTCCAACTTCCATCCAACGCAACGGACCTCCCGTTGTCGTTTCCACCACGCCAGCTCAAGGGGCAACAAATGTGGAACCGTCAAACAGTATTGCAGTTCAGTTTAACGAGGCCATGGATAAAACAAGTGTTGAACAGACAGGCACAGTGACTTTAAAAACAATGGGGGGAGTCAATGTTACGGCTACGGTTAGATGCAGTCAGGATTGGTGTAGACGGGCAACTCTGACGCTACCTCCTTCATCCAATCTTTTGCTAACAAATATAACATACGTAATCACCGTAACAACCCAAGCCAAAGATTGGGGAGGCGCTTCCATGGCGCAGAATTTCCAATCGACTTTCTCAACACGGCTTCCAGATACCACCCCTCCGCGCATTCTTCGTACCGATCCCGTTGCTAACGCGACAAATGTACCCGTGGGGAGATATATCCTTCTCTATTTTAATGAACCGGTATCATACTCGAGCGTTTCAAATGCTATCTCTGTAGCACCACTAAATGGTTATTCCGTTACAGGGAGTACAAGCTGTCGCGACATCAATAATTGCACAGCAATTGAGTTCAAGTTTATACAACCGCGATCTATGTCTTATGGCACAACATATGAAGTAGTCGTTTTGCCAAATATCACGGATCTGGCAGGAAACCGGTTTGGAACACAACCACCATGGAGATTCACAACAGCTCCGTAAAGACGCATAACCTTTATCATTGGCAATCTTCATTAAAATCTTTATCT harbors:
- a CDS encoding Ig-like domain-containing protein, with the translated sequence MLVGLGVASFVLISACSQRKPATTPGGGAGPQIGTGGTPSGTAGNLAPPSVNAGPIFPHSKEWANPASHGVWVVQNNVTICLKCHEKGDTVAKAATAGGAPQCASCHKLFPHPADWVKKENHGKFVAENGKGNCTTQCHGVDLKGGLSGRTCSESGCHNNLYPHSTEWNIEHRAVAYNLGIIACQGCHGTDYQTILNGKNCYTCHKDFPHPDPAVWTPFTGGHGERVQITYSKRTDECEKCHGDDLQIPKGPNRQNCFSCHLSFPHEKKSAAWKEYEGHGNYVLGTGSPTREDVKNAIKECKMCHESNNNNYSGGLHNQPSCFKCHPSFPHLTDDWVMPPGQPQGHGNYVGNPSNSGTTSCATAHCHGVNLAYVTGTTRGNSCVGCHTVYPHPAGWVVPEGQPQGHGASALSAGINACKGCHSDSNGDFQRRINGHKNCYDCHEFPHPSTWTTLEPATNNAATRDNHFHGNAFIRKSLSGNTTDCTMCHGVNYDRDIAVAGLNFQCTKCHLNGVTHKDMPAWRLGTGHGKFFSDSRFQSVDTTASCWKCHGQPVGFDTQTTDAGLTAQSNCYDCHKLYPHITWSGDSWEPVDLNICGQRDATNYAHMVYVDEHHSVSSPFDSAATCGGGTNGSCHKDGLRAYKSFAIAPCDYCHRSATTPPLLPDCGVGTPPTSIQRNGPPVVVSTTPAQGATNVEPSNSIAVQFNEAMDKTSVEQTGTVTLKTMGGVNVTATVRCSQDWCRRATLTLPPSSNLLLTNITYVITVTTQAKDWGGASMAQNFQSTFSTRLPDTTPPRILRTDPVANATNVPVGRYILLYFNEPVSYSSVSNAISVAPLNGYSVTGSTSCRDINNCTAIEFKFIQPRSMSYGTTYEVVVLPNITDLAGNRFGTQPPWRFTTAP